From a region of the Triticum aestivum cultivar Chinese Spring chromosome 7D, IWGSC CS RefSeq v2.1, whole genome shotgun sequence genome:
- the LOC123163824 gene encoding disease resistance protein PIK6-NP → MADLTQGAVDSLVGLLATVITKEVRLQKGVQRDMQFIKDEMESMNGFLIHLTKTDGMHDNQLRAWMKQIRDISYIAQDCVELYKHDFPSPSGRGLQAFVKYLPMLLWRCCARHRLAKRINELKVRVHDVGQRRERYGVIIPTVEEPPLTLAEVRPSQDEIDEAREEFARALARDKKKQELPVFKEAILLVNKDLQSAATDVRRCLHKNLSQDRSAAVCMEMLLRALWDHSDVHRAVEKTKGELKKLVKEAGMDIKDFPTQVMIFCYSKLSRSYKSCLQYLYAFHDEASISRTSLVRRWLAEGRVEKQVDASLKEVEKQVAASLEEVAEICFKDLLFRGFLLPADDPTTATCKVKSCTIDDIIWKFLHRMSTTENFVDNLPTHLEYQLRIRRYVKRQAEQLQKNHPRPRHPWSICGRGMPPPDDNTAVDPNPMVDMLNFLECLHQAYRLNVLDLGGCKGLQKRHLKSICKVVSLKYLSLRNTDVSHLPWEINNLIMLETLDIRETKVRGRHMNYIYLRKLKHLLTSLKMTTEEETLCWAGMPGRIGKMEDMEILSRVQVWYGKKEFEEVGRLLKLRKLGVVLVGSQSQAQYSMINLLRAITKLRECLRSLSIWVTPPSTNVEPSVTLNMEMTSEQSAPKLLKSLNIKGVRFPNSRLPRWICELHLLSEITLWNTFLSKDSLQDLGNNLHHLHFLRLRRNSYNEHKLTFSKDGFQDLRFLIIEGDIITTVDFEEDITTHLPQLKKILWRNMAVKKEAPCPQLKKIVWRNMAINQAGTLSGICHLDMLKEVELKGHFTDSSFIPHSNGCKPRHEP, encoded by the exons ATGGCTGACCTGACCCAAGGTGCGGTGGACTCACTGGTGGGCCTGCTGGCGACGGTGATTACAAAAGAGGTAAGGCTGCAGAAGGGCGTGCAGCGTGACATGCAGTTCATCAAGGACGAGATGGAGAGCATGAACGGCTTCCTCATCCACCTCACGAAGACGGACGGCATGCACGACAACCAGCTCCGCGCGTGGATGAAGCAG ATCCGTGATATCTCCTACATCGCCCAGGACTGCGTCGAGCTCTACAAGCATGATTTCCCCAGCCCGTCTGGCAGGGGCCTTCAGGCCTTCGTCAAGTACCTCCCCATGCTCCTATGGAGGTGTTGTGCACGCCACCGCTTGGCCAAGAGGATCAATGAGCTCAAGGTCCGCGTCCATGACGTCGGCCAGAGGAGGGAGCGCTACGGCGTTATCATCCCCACGGTTGAGGAGCCCCCGCTGACGCTGGCCGAGGTCCGACCTAGCCAGGATGAGATCGACGAGGCCAGAGAAGAATTTGCACGTGCGCTAGCACGTGACAAGAAGAAGCAGGAGCTCCCTGTTTTTAAAGAGGCCATCCTCCTCGTTAATAAGGATCTTCAATCGGCAGCCACCGATGTACGTAGGTGCCTCCATAAAAATTTGTCACAAGATCGGAGTGCGGCCGTCTGCATGGAGATGCTTCTCCGTGCTCTTTGGGACCATAGCGATGTCCACCGGGCGGTCGAGAAGACGAAGGGAGAACTGAAGAAATTAGTCAAGGAAGCGGGCATGGATATCAAAGATTTTCCGACTCAAGTGATGATCTTCTGCTACAGCAAGTTGTCCAGGAGTTACAAGAGCTGCTTGCAGTATCTCTATGCCTTCCACGATGAAGCCAGCATCAGTAGGACGAGCTTGGTCCGGCGATGGCTTGCTGAAGGCCGTGTGGAGAAGCAAGTTGATGCTTCCCTCAAGGAGGTGGAGAAGCAAGTTGCTGCTTCCCTTGAGGAGGTAGCGGAGATCTGCTTCAAAGATCTCCTCTTCCGGGGGTTCCTTCTTCCTGCCGACGACCCAACCACTGCCACCTGCAAGGTCAAGAGCTGCACAATTGATGACATCATCTGGAAGTTCCTCCATCGTATGTCCACAACTGAGAATTTTGTGGACAACCTGCCGACTCACCTCGAATACCAGCTTCGCATCCGACGCTATGTGAAACGGCAAGCAGAGCAACTACAGAAGAATCATCCACGACCACGACACCCTTGGAGCATCTGCGGCCGCGGGATGCCACCGCCGGATGACAACACGGCGGTGGATCCCAATCCCATGGTTGACATGCTCAACTTCCTCGagtgtcttcaccaagcctaccggCTGAACGTGCTGGATCTTGGGGGCTGCAAGGGTCTACAAAAGAGACACCTCAAGAGCATCTGCAAGGTGGTCTCGCTCAAGTACCTTAGCCTCCGGAACACGGATGTCTCCCACCTGCCCTGGGAGATCAACAATCTCATAATGCTGGAGACACTCGACATCCGGGAAACTAAGGTACGGGGTCGGCACATGAACTACATTTACCTCCGAAAGCTAAAACACCTGCTTACTAGCCTGAAGATGACGACGGAGGAGGAGACACTCTGCTGGGCGGGTATGCCTGGTAGGATCGGGAAGATGGAAGACATGGAGATACTGTCTCGTGTCCAGGTCTGGTACGGCAAGAAGGAATTCGAAGAAGTTGGCCGGCTGCTGAAGCTTAGGAAGCTGGGCGTGGTTCTCGTCGGTAGCCAAAGCCAAGCTCAATACAGCATGATCAATCTGCTCCGAGCAATCACCAAGCTGAGAGAGTGCTTACGCTCTCTTTCAATATGGGTTACTCCTCCATCCACCAATGTCGAGCCTAGTGTCACTCTGAATATGGAGATGACATCAGAGCAAAGTGCACCCAAGTTACTCAAGAGCTTGAATATCAAGGGCGTGCGCTTTCCCAACTCCAGGCTGCCTCGCTGGATCTGCGAGCTGCATCTACTCTCTGAGATTACACTGTGGAACACTTTTCTATCTAAAGACTCTCTGCAGGACCTTGGCAACAATCTCCATCACTTGCACTTCCTTCGGCTCCGTCGCAACTCGTACAACGAGCACAAGCTCACCTTCAGCAAGGATGGATTCCAAGACCTCAGGTTCCTCATCATCGAGGGCGACATCATCACCACCGTCGACTTTGAAGAAGACATCACAACACATTTACCTCAGCTCAAGAAGATCCTTTGGCGCAACATGGCCGTCAAGAAGGAAGCACCTTGCCCTCAGCTCAAGAAGATCGTTTGGCGCAACATGGCCATCAATCAGGCGGGCACGCTTTCTGGAATCTGCCACCTTGACATGTTGAAAGAGGTGGAGCTCAAGGGCCACTTCACCGACTCGAGCTTCATTCCACACAGCAACGGGTGCAAACCGAGGCATGAGCCATGA
- the LOC123165250 gene encoding 60S ribosomal protein L27-3: protein MVKFLKPGKAVILLQGRYAGKKAVIVRVFEEGTRDRPYGHCLVAGLAKYPKKVIRKDSAKKTAKKSRVKVFLKLVNFTHLMPTRYTLDVDLKEVASGAPDSLTSKDKKVGAAKAAKAKLEERFKTGKNRWFFTKLRF from the coding sequence ATGGTGAAGTTCCTGAAGCCCGGCAAGGCGGTGATCCTGCTGCAGGGCAGGTACGCGGGGAAGAAGGCGGTGATCGTGCGCGTGTTCGAGgagggcacccgcgaccgcccgtACGGGCACTGCCTCGTCGCCGGGCTGGCCAAGTACCCGAAGAAGGTGATCCGCAAGGACTCggccaagaagacggccaagaagTCCCGCGTCAAGGTGTTCCTCAAGCTCGTCAACTTCACCCATCTCATGCCCACCCGCTATACCCTCGACGTCGACCTCAAGGAGGTGGCCTCCGGCGCGCCCGACTCCCTCACCTCCAAGGACAAGAAGGTGGGCGCCGCCAAGGCCGCCAAGGCCAAGCTCGAGGAGAGGTTCAAGACCGGCAAGAACAGGTGGTTCTTCACCAAGCTCCGCTTCTAG
- the LOC123166830 gene encoding very-long-chain 3-oxoacyl-CoA reductase-like protein At1g24470 isoform X1, whose product MGSCLCYCYYKTGTERVNEGQESGEWRLTSSRRRRGSSGWPSSAPSTSRCSRLASSSTSPTACADPRTSAGTTERGPWSPARRPASAGPSPWSSPAGASTSSSSVSTPRTSGRSPTRSCPVTPCRPGPWCSTSRSSPPPQGDEALRRLRDVVEGLDVGVLVNNAGVMNPGAAFLHEADAEALIRMIRVNLWATTVVTAAVIPGMAARGRGAVVSMGSATSEAVSSFPLHAVYSGTKRYVAVLSGGLAAEYGGRGVDVQCQAPMFVATAMVAAFSALWRPAPLVPTADAYARAAVRWVGRGGPLCVPSLRHRLLWCLLDVVPGCVQDWACLREGLRQRKTSRSRRSSTASACHASN is encoded by the exons ATGGGCAGTTGTCTATGCTACTGCTACTACAAAACTGGCACCGAACGCGTGAACGAGGGTCAGGAGAGTGGAGAATGGCGGCTGACCTCCAGCAGACGCCGGCGTGGTTCCTCTGGCTGGCCGTCCTCGGCGCCCTCCACGTCGCGGTGCTCTCGTCTCGCCTCCTCGTCCACCTCGCCCACTGCGTGCGCCGACCCAAGGACCTCCGCCGGTACTACGGAACGTGGGCCGTGGTCACCGGCCCGACGTCCGGCATCGGCCGGTCCGTCGCCCTGGAGCTCGCCCGCCGgggcctcgacctcgtcctcgtcgGTATCGACGCCGCGGACCTCCGGGAGGTCTCCGACGCGGTCATGTCCCGTCACGCCGTGCAGACCAGGACCGTGGTGTTCGACCTCTCGCTCGTCTCCACCCCCCCAAG GCGACGAGGCGCTGCGGCGGCTCCGGGACGTCGTGGAGGGGCTGGACGTGGGCGTCCTCGTGAACAACGCCGGGGTGATGAACCCGGGCGCGGCGTTCCTGCACGAGGCGGACGCGGAGGCACTGATACGCATGATCCGCGTGAACCTGTGGGCGACGACGGTGGTGACGGCGGCGGTGATCCCGGGCAtggcggcgcggggcaggggcgcCGTGGTCAGCATGGGGTCGGCGACGTCGGAGGCCGTCTCCTCCTTCCCGCTCCACGCCGTCTACTCCGGCACCAAGCGGTACGTCGCGGTGCTCTCCGGGGGCCTCGCCGCCGAGTACGGGGGCAGAGGGGTCGACGTGCAGTGCCAGGCGCCGATGTTCGTGGCGACGGCGATGGTCGCGGCCTTCTCGGCGCTCTGGCGCCCCGCGCCGCTGGTGCCCACCGCCGACGCCTACGCGCGCGCGGCGGTGCGCTGGGTCGGGCGCGGCGGCCCGCTCTGCGTGCCCAGCCTCCGGCACCGGCTGCTGTGGTGCCTTCTTGACGTCGTGCCCGGCTGCGTGCAGGACTGGGCCTGCCTGCGCGAGGGCCTGCGGCAGAGGAAGACGTCCCGGAGCCGGCGATCGTCGACGGCGTCGGCGTGCCATGCCAGCAACTGA
- the LOC123166830 gene encoding very-long-chain 3-oxoacyl-CoA reductase-like protein At1g24470 isoform X2 translates to MSRHAVQTRTVVFDLSLVSTPPRYHVVYTGLGYIGAHGDGLQALDDPLGRRRAGDEALRRLRDVVEGLDVGVLVNNAGVMNPGAAFLHEADAEALIRMIRVNLWATTVVTAAVIPGMAARGRGAVVSMGSATSEAVSSFPLHAVYSGTKRYVAVLSGGLAAEYGGRGVDVQCQAPMFVATAMVAAFSALWRPAPLVPTADAYARAAVRWVGRGGPLCVPSLRHRLLWCLLDVVPGCVQDWACLREGLRQRKTSRSRRSSTASACHASN, encoded by the coding sequence ATGTCCCGTCACGCCGTGCAGACCAGGACCGTGGTGTTCGACCTCTCGCTCGTCTCCACCCCCCCAAGGTACCACGTAGTTTACACAGGTTTGGGGTATATCGGAGCGCATGGCGACGGCCTGCAGGCACTTGATGATCCTCTCGGCCGGCGGCGTGCAGGCGACGAGGCGCTGCGGCGGCTCCGGGACGTCGTGGAGGGGCTGGACGTGGGCGTCCTCGTGAACAACGCCGGGGTGATGAACCCGGGCGCGGCGTTCCTGCACGAGGCGGACGCGGAGGCACTGATACGCATGATCCGCGTGAACCTGTGGGCGACGACGGTGGTGACGGCGGCGGTGATCCCGGGCAtggcggcgcggggcaggggcgcCGTGGTCAGCATGGGGTCGGCGACGTCGGAGGCCGTCTCCTCCTTCCCGCTCCACGCCGTCTACTCCGGCACCAAGCGGTACGTCGCGGTGCTCTCCGGGGGCCTCGCCGCCGAGTACGGGGGCAGAGGGGTCGACGTGCAGTGCCAGGCGCCGATGTTCGTGGCGACGGCGATGGTCGCGGCCTTCTCGGCGCTCTGGCGCCCCGCGCCGCTGGTGCCCACCGCCGACGCCTACGCGCGCGCGGCGGTGCGCTGGGTCGGGCGCGGCGGCCCGCTCTGCGTGCCCAGCCTCCGGCACCGGCTGCTGTGGTGCCTTCTTGACGTCGTGCCCGGCTGCGTGCAGGACTGGGCCTGCCTGCGCGAGGGCCTGCGGCAGAGGAAGACGTCCCGGAGCCGGCGATCGTCGACGGCGTCGGCGTGCCATGCCAGCAACTGA
- the LOC123166832 gene encoding probable magnesium transporter NIPA6, whose amino-acid sequence MGASDNTKGLALAVASSAFIGASFILKKIGLMRAGKCGVRAGGGGYTYLLEPLWWAGLITMLLGEVANFVAYVFAPAVLVTPLGALSIIVSSVLAHFVLKERLNKLGVLGCISCIVGSVVVVLHAPEEHMPDSVEEIWDLATQPGFLAYAGTTLLLMAIVVVFIEPRYGQKNILIYLGICSSMGSLTVVSIKAVGVAIKLTLDGMNQLAYPHTWLFILVAVICGVSQLNYLNKALDTFDLAMVSPVYYVMFTTLTIVASSIMFKDGAGQSLSSIASECCGLVTILSGTILLHAAKQKEAASSPASTWPLDRGISWYISVGSDNLLRNVEDDYFAAPQSSPATP is encoded by the exons atgGGGGCGTCGGACAACACCAAGGGCCTGGCGCTGGCGGTCGCCTCCAGCGCCTTCATCGGCGCCAGCTTCATCCTCAAGAAGATCGGCCTCATGCGCGCCGGCAAGTGCGGCGTCCGCGCAG GCGGAGGAGGATACACGTATCTTCTGGAGCCTCTCTGGTGGGCTGGCTTGATCACCA TGCTGCTTGgggaggtcgccaacttcgtcgcCTATGTCTTCGCACCAGCTGTCCTTGTGACTCCTCTTGGAGCACTAAGCATAATCGTCAG TTCAGTGTTAGCGCACTTTGTGCTGAAGGAGCGGCTTAACAAGCTCGGCGTTCTTGGCTGTATATCGTGCATAGTAGGTTCAGTTGTTGTCGTTCTACATGCCCCTGAAGAGCACATGCCCGATTCCGTCGAAGAAATCTGGGATCTAGCTACTCAACCAG GATTTCTAGCATATGCGGGAACAACACTGTTACTCATGGCAATAGTAGTAGTGTTCATCGAACCTCGATATGGCCAGAAGAACATACTGATATATCTGGGTATCTGCTCTTCAATGGGATCATTAACA GTTGTTAGCATCAAAGCCGTCGGTGTTGCCATAAAGCTTACGCTGGATGGAATGAACCAGCTTGCCTATCCACACACATGGCTATTTATTCTGGTCGCAGTTATCTGTGGGGTTTCTCAGCTAAATTACCTCAACAAG GCACTGGATACCTTTGATTTAGCTATGGTGTCCCCAGTTTATTATGTAATGTTTACCACCCTTACAATAGTGGCGAGTTCAATTATGTTCAAG GACGGGGCTGGACAAAGCTTAAGTAGTATCGCTTCTGAATGCTGCGGCCTGGTAACAATCCTTTCTGGAACAATTTTGCTGCACGCAGCAAAGCAAAAAGAAGCTGCCAGTTCTCCAG CATCCACTTGGCCTCTGGATAGAGGAATATCTTGGTATATCAGCGTAGGCAGCGACAATCTACTGAGGAACGTCGAAGATGACTACTTTGCCGCTCCGCAAAGTTCGCCCGCCACACCCTGA